Proteins from a genomic interval of Trifolium pratense cultivar HEN17-A07 linkage group LG6, ARS_RC_1.1, whole genome shotgun sequence:
- the LOC123888603 gene encoding photosystem I reaction center subunit XI, chloroplastic: MAAASPMASQLLKSSFTRPLVTPKGLCGSSPLHQFTSSRRQFNFTVKAIQSEKPTYQVIQPINGDPFIGSLETPVTSSPLVAWYLSNLPAYRTAVNPLLRGIEVGLAHGFLLVGPFVKAGPLRNTEYAGSAGSLAAAGLVVILSLTLTIYGISSFNEGDPSTAPSLTLTGRKKQPDPLQTADGWAKFTGGFFFGGISGVTWAYFLLYVLDLPYFVK; this comes from the exons ATGGCAGCTGCTTCTCCAATGGCAAGTCAATTACTCAAGTCCAGCTTCACTAGACCTTTGGTCACACCTAAGGGACTTTGTGGCTCTTCACCACTTCATCAATTTACTTCTTCTAGAAGGCAATTTAACTTCACTGTTAAAGCCATCCAATCTGAAAAG CCCACATACCAAGTGATTCAACCAATCAACGGTGACCCATTCATTGGAAGCCTTGAAACTCCAGTCACATCAAGCCCATTGGTGGCATGGTACCTCTCCAACCTACCAGCCTATAGAACTGCAGTCAACCCACTACTTCGTGGCATCGAAGTGGGCTTAGCTCATGGGTTCCTCCTCGTAGGCCCATTCGTGAAAGCCGGGCCTCTAAGGAACACCGAATATGCTGGATCAGCGGGCTCTCTCGCAGCTGCCGGGCTTGTTGTTATCCTTAGCCTTACCCTAACAATCTACGGGATTTCTTCCTTCAACGAAGGCGATCCATCGACCGCACCATCATTGACCTTAACGGGCCGTAAGAAGCAGCCCGATCCGCTTCAAACAGCTGATGGTTGGGCCAAGTTCACTGGTGGGTTTTTCTTTGGAGGCATTTCTGGTGTTACTTGGGCTTACTTCCTTCTTTATGTTTTGGATCTTCCATACTTtgtcaagtaa